TAAGTAAACAAGCAAGAACAGGAGAGTTCTATCCAGTTGTCTGTTCTATCCCCTTTATCAAGAACCTGATACCAGAGCCCTGTGCTGGTATCCTGAAAGTGAACGATCGCTGCAACTAACTCTTTATGCCACTGGATAAGCTGCCGCCGTTTGGGATGTTGGAAAGGGAGCCACTCCAGCATATCAGGGAGGGCTGCACAGACCCAGCCTATTGCTCGTCCCCAAAATTCGGGGGAGCATCCCGTTTCTGGATTTGCCCAGCCAGCTTTTCGTGATTCGTCCCATGCATGATACAAAAGACCCGTTTTTGTGTCTTTACAGTGTTTAAACATCACTTCTAAATGGGTAAGGGAGGGTTCAAAAATCTCTGGTTTGTTAAAAGTAATTCCGTACCGGCATGCCAGGGGGCCCTGCATGTAAATGTGGTCAAGCCACACTTGATGAGGGCAATCTTCCTTGTGCCAGAAGGCCCCCTCACTTGTGCGACTCCACCCCTGATAAATCTTTATGATCCTGTCGAGGGCTTTTTGGTACTTTTTTTCTCCCGTCTCTGCTAAAAGATTAAAGAGAAGAATTCCAGCCTGGACGTCATCTGCCTGATCAGTGTTAAATTCGATGTGCTCTTCATCGATAATGATGCTGTCCACCCAATTTTTTATGTATTCGAAGTATTCTTTCTTATGGGTCTTGTGCCAGATCATTTCCATTCCCAAAAGGAATACTCCCTGGTGGTAGTGAAAGCGCCCCACTGGTGGAAGTTGGGATGCCTCATAGGTGGCCATCATGGTCTCACAGGTTTTCTCGGCTATAGAAAAAGGATCCTGCATTTTTTCTCCTCCGTTGTTTTTCTCTAAGTATCGTTGCATCGTAGGTACCGTTGTGCGTGAAAATCATAATACATACCTTCAAAATATCCTAGGCGAGTTGTAGCTACTTCCAGAATATAGTGATTAATTCCCTGCTGAAGATGTTGGGAAGAAAGTTCCCACACAAAGGGATGCCAGGCTCGTCGTCCCAGGTCGAATCCGTTTACCCATAGATGACTGGCCGCTCTCCACCTGCTATCTGGAATCCTAATCTGTATGTTTACTCCTTTTTTATTCTGGGGTTCCCACATAAAGGTACCCCCATAGCGAATATATCCTGCGTAGTGGGGGTAGCCGTAGTTCTGTGGTTCCAGGGGACCCCCCTGTTTTATAAGGGGGACCAGGGTTGGTACGGTAGGAACACCAGGGTCTCCAAATCCGATAGACTTCTTATTCCCCCTTTTAGATAAAAGAACTGAGAACTGTCCTGCCAGGTGTGGGGCAGCTCGCAACCCCTGCCCTTCTTTTTGAGAAGTAAGTCGTATTTCTAATTTGTTCAATCCCTCTCTGGGTGTGCCAAGTTTGATACAATAAGTTTCAAGACCATCAAAGGATAAAAAGAATTCATTAGTGGAATTGCCAGAAGAAAATGGAGCATAATCCGTAATATCAATATGTTGTTCATTAAAATACAATGTCCAGTCCCCTGTGAGGCTGCCCTTTTCAATCAGAAAGGTAAGAGGTCCCGTAAAATCCTGACAGTAGAATTCATAAAAATAGGTGACTGCTTGAGGAGGGAACAGAAGTTCCTTGGAGTTCCCAAAACGATCTTTAATACGAAGGGGTAGCCGAAGATTTCCCCGACTACATTGATCGATAAGCGGCATAGGTTCCACGAGTATAGTTTCTTCTGTCCCCTCTAGTTTCAGAATCCATCGGTCCAACAGGAGCGTATTCTCTGAGAGAATTTCTATACTATGGGGAGCTTTGATATCAAGATCGATAACCTCATAAGAAGGGATGTTTTCTGTATTAGAAAAGTTACTATCAGGCTTATAAGCTGTAACGCTGGTTTTGTGAGAATAAGATTTTCTCTGTGGCGAAAAACTGATGTATCGACTTTCAAATGGAGCAAGGTGTACCACCTGGGAATTTGTAACCCCCAATGCGGCCTTTTTATGAACTGGTCCACAAATAAGTACCGTTTTCTCTTCAGGTAAAGGGTTAATCACAAACAACCAGGAGGACTTCTTACGTTGATAAAGCATCCCTTGCACCTCGGTTGCTTCTTGTCCTTTCTGGGAGTTCTGGACATACTGAATAGAAAAATCCCTTAAACCAGCCTCTTCTAAAACATCGGGTATGTCTGAAATATTCTGGATTACCCGTGAGTGTTTCCAAAGTTCTTCCCATGCCTCAAGGGAAACCTCCCCAATAGTGTTCATGGGGGCTTTCCCACACCAGAGGAATTTTCCTCCTGTTTCAAGGAATGTTAGAGCTTTGTGATATACGCCATCTTCAATGGCATGACAGGGGGGTATAATAACACATTCAAAACGTTGGTCCCCTATTTTTATCTCCCCCTTTTTCACAGAAGCCTTCTGAAATAGTTCGGGGTCAACAATCCAAAAATCAAAATGATGAGAAAAAAGAATATTCTGAAGTTCCGCAAAGGATGCAGCTTCTTCCTTTTGTTTAGAAGAACCAAAAGGAAGACTCCATTGAGAGGTAACGGGATCGAGAAGGAGAATGCGTGGGCATCGATCCCGATTATTTGTCCATTTGAGGATCTCTACTACGTACTCTGAAAGGAGGTCCTGATAAGACCACCATGGCATTTGAAGAAATGAGGAAGGGGGGGCGTCATGCTTGGTAAGGGCTGCAGTGGTATAATAATAGGCATGGGGAACAAAAAAGTTAATTCCCTGCAGGGCGAGGCGGTCGTAGGTCCATTTCATATCCTGGATATCCATGCCCCAGCCAATGCTGTGAAAGGCTTCACACAAACAGTGTGTTTTGCCATATAAACGGGCTGCGGATGTAAGAATTCGAGGATTTGCACGATAACGGGCAGGAAGATCTTCCGGGGGTTCGCCTGCCTTTTGGTGTCCCGTATCGATGCCGGGGATATCCATATACCTGAGTTGACTGCTACGGAGAATCGGTTTTTCTCCAATATAATACAGGTTATGTTTACGACACCAGTCTCCAATAGTTTGGTCATAGCTTTTGATAAAGCCGTCGGTAAGGCTTTTCATAAAGCGATAACGAACCTTTGCACCGTTAGGGAATGATGTTTCTGTGAGAGCCGGTAAAAGGGGCAAAAGTTCCTCGTGCCAGTCTTGCCAATAAAGGGTGGGTATTTGGGGTGACCAGGGGATCCCCGCCCCTTCAAAACCAATAGGGTGTACTTCATCGGTAAAAAAACCTTTAATGGTTTTTCCAAATTCATCGCCTAACTCTTCTCGGTACCGTTCATGGGTAAGTTGAATAAAGTAGGAAACCGCCTCAGGATTTAGGGGATCTGGAAAGCGATCGTAATATTTATGTCCTCGTAAAGGAACTTCCTCGGCAATATAAACATAATACGACGGGGCAAGCGCTTTATCGTTCCTCAGGGATAAAGGATGAGGATCTCCTTTTATGAGTTTTTCTTTATTTTCTAGCTTGGTAGTGTCCCAATCAAGATAGAGGGTCGGTTCACAAGCGAGAAATCGTTTTTGATTTAGACTAGTAAGCCCGGTGTTATGAAAAACCTCGTTTGTAAAGAGGGTCCCTATATATGGTACGAGATCAATTTCCTTTTCCCAATCAGGCTGTCTAGGATTCCCCTTGTCCTGCAGGGGATATGCCCGAGCCCAAAGCACTCTTCCCCACTCAAGGGGAAACTGAGTTCTAGTACCTCTGGTAACCTCAAAGGTGTATATTTTTAGCTCCTTTGCCTCAAATTCAGGATGTTCTAAAACAACTCGCCCTCCTGCCGCAAGGCTAGGATAGGGATATTCATCGTAAAGCCAGATTTGCATACCCAGTCGTTTGGCTTCTCTTACGATTTGTCGAACGAGTCTGAACCAGTTTTGTGAAAGATAGGGTATACGAAGCCCCTGACGAGCACAGATAATACAGGCCTGGATTCCTTTTTGGTGCATGACCCTAAGTTGTTCTATGAGATGTTCTTCTTTTATTTCTCCATTCCAGAACCAGAATGGGGCAATAGGGAAAAGGTCATTCATAGGCTCCTCGTTTTTGCGAAATAAAATAGCGATATTCTTTTGGACTCATGCCAGTTTGTTCTTTAAAGAATTTCATAAATCCATGAGCATTAGGATATCCTGCTCGATTTGCTATTTCAGTAATAGAAAGCTTGGTTTCGCTAAGAAGTCGTTTTGCTTCGATGCTACGGACTTCGTTTATAAATTGTTTTAGAGGTTTCCCCATTTCTTCGTGAAAAATTCGGGAAAGATAAGCTTCGCTTAAATAGACATGGCGTGATAGCATGCAAAGACTTAAAGGCTCATGAAAATGATTTTGTACATAGCGGGCTATTCTTTCTGCTACTAATTTATTATGGGAATCTTTTTTATTTTTTGGAATCTCTATAATTTTTTGATACCAGGAACGAAAAAAAACTTCTAGTTCTTCAAAATTCCGGGCTGTAAGAATATCTTGATACTTTATCATCTGAACAAGCCCTCGTTCAGCTGCAAGTTTATTAAGAGCCGCCATGAGTTGAATCGCCATAGAATGCTGATGGTTTTTTTTAAGACTTTCCATAAGGACCGCATGGGCCTTTTCAACAGATCTTGTATCGGCCCGTCGTAATGCTAGAATCAATTCCTCCTCTGCATCAAAAGGATAGTTATTGTTATATCCCAACTCGGTTTCTAGTGAGGAATCTTGTGAAATACGAGTGCTTTCCCTTTCATAATTACGTTCTTTCCGGATTATGGTGCGCCCTTCATTAAAAGAACGGGCGATGTCCGAAAGGTTATGATAGACTTTTCCTACCCCTATCCGTACAGAAAAGAAATAGGGAGAAGCTAACTCTTTTTCTATTGTTTCTCGAACCTTTTCTGTTAGGACTTGTTTTGTTCCTTCATCTATATTTGCTTCAATAATAAGAGCGATTTCGTCTTCTCTGGTAAAAACTGCGGCGGTATGTCGTGTCATGGGAGCAATTACTTCCCGTAATGTGTCTAACACAAGAATAGTAGAAAGATCTCGCCGACGACTAATCTGGTCGTCGGTAATATCCTCTTCAATTATTGCTACTATACAAAAGAAATCTCCTTTAGGAGGAAAAGTAATACCGTAGGAAGAAAGAATCTTATCGAGATCTTCATCCTCTTCTATTCGACCTTTGAGCAAATTTTCAAGGATGTTGTTTCGCAAGATAGGTAGCTGTTCTCGTAGACTTTCTTCAAGGGCTTCGCTATGACTTCGTAATTTCCGTAATGTATCTTCTAAGGAATCGAGGGGATCTTTTTTTTGTGGTTCCTTCCCGGGTGAAACAATGTTGAGTAAATCTATCAAGAGCTTTTTTAGACGCCGGGAAAAATAGAAAGAAAAGCAAATCGAAAAAACGATTCCAAATAAAAATACTGAGGTGGAATAGGTTCGTAAAAAACGAATTTGGTTTGAAATAGCCGGAAGCGGAATAATACCTACATATTTCCACGGCACAAGATAAGAATTTCGGATGGTGCAAAGATACCGATCCCCACTCTCTATGATAAGCGAGGCCTCTTTTGAAGTAAGGGCTTTTTGAAAGATTGGATTGTTCTTTAAGAGCTGGGTGTATCCTCGTTCCTTAAGTTTAGAAAAAATATCTCCCTTTTCATCTATCAGAAGTAACTCTGTGTTTGTATCTGTAGTATCGATTCCCGCAAGATATCGGAGATAGGATTCATCCAAATTTATGACAATGAAGGGACCTCCATTAGAGTAACCAGAGCTGAGGTGTTTTACGACGGAGATAACGGAAATTCTGTTACCAGTACGGAGATCTTCTATCGAATGAGCCCCATACCAGCCAGTCTGAATTGGTTTTCCATCCATAAGGTGTAAAATGAAAGGATCCCCTTGTTCTGCGAATCTAAAATATCCTGCGTTTGGAATAAAAACTTTCTGTTCTTCAGGAAAGTAGATAGCAAGAGACTGAATATGACTATGGACAATCCGGAAATTATTCAGTTTATCATTAGTTTGGAGAATAAAATCGATTTTTCCTTCTTTGTAATATTTGGTAATCTTGCAAAGATCTGTTTCTGTTGATAGTTGTTGTAACGAGAGATCCGTTTGTCGGAGCGCCGTATCTAAGGAACGAGCTGCCTGTAGATAAAGTTGATGTTGGAGCCGTATAGTTTCTTCTTCTAACTCTGCAGGAGCTTTGGTTGAAAGAAGAAAGCCAGTTATCCCTGTTCCTATAATATTTCCAAGAAATAAAAAGAAGAAAAAGCGGGCGGCGCTCCCTGGCCAGGGGAGTTTTTTCCTAAAAGGGAAAGAAGAGTAGTGAAAGAAACTATTCAATAAAGGCCTGTGTATACCCATCGTCGCCCGTTCTTGTTCCTTTTTTTACTTGGTATACTGTTGTCGGTAGGCATTTACTAAATCTTTAACTACTTCATCCCCTCCTTCGGCCCTATATGCCCGAATAGCCTCATCAAAAAGGGTGTTAAATTTATCGGGACTGGAGAGTACCATCTTAGCAAGAGCTTCTTCCCATTTTTTCTGGAGTGCCACAAGATATTTATCTGCCACAGGGGTAGGAAGATTGAGAGGTGGGGTACTGTATTTCAGCAGGGTAATTGGAGTGCTTTCATTGATAAACTGTTGTCGCAGGTTCTCGGGGAAAAGACGGGCTGCATTTCGTAAGTACAGTGATTCTTCTCCTTTGCTTGCAAAGGGTTTCCGAAAGGCCATATACTGGGGTTCTATCCAGGAAACCCGGTTTGTGTATTTGACAGGATCAATTGGCTGGGGTACCCCATTGACCAGGGTGTAATCTATACCAGGTAAACCCAGGTTAGCCACCATGTAACCTTCTTCGCTGGCGAGCCAGTTTAGGTATTCCATAACAAGATCGGGGCGTTTTGCTGTCTTTGGAGAAAAGAAATAATACAGATAAGGGCTGTTCCGGATAAAGTTAACATAATATTCCTTGGATTCAGGATGTTTCCAGGGATTGATACTCACAAGCTGGGCCTCTGGAATATTTTGTTTCAGCTTTTCATAAACTGAACCATAGGCTGGATGATATGGCCAATGTCCAAAAGATACAAAGGCCCCAATCTCACCCCGGATTACCTTTTGTTTAAAAATAGCCCCGTCCTTATCTACCACGAATTCGCCGAGTAGCTTTTCGTTATAAAGTTTGTTTAGGAAGGCTATGGCATTTTTTGTTTCGGGCCAAAGTGGGGCTGGAGTTACGAGTCGTTCGCCAGTTGGGGGATCTTTCACAAAGGCCGGTAGGATAACACTTTCCCATAGGGTAAAAGAAGCCGAAGGACTCCCCATGAGAGCAAAGGGAACGAGTTTGTCCCCAACTCCACCGGGGTCCTTGTCCCGAAAGGCCTTAAGGACCGCATAAAACTCATCTACCGTTTTTGGAAGAGGGAGTCCCAATTTATCAAGCCAATCTTTCCGAATAAAGGTGGTATCTGCGACGCCGTTGGACTTACATACAAAGGTGTACTGCCGCCCATTGATTTTTCCTGCCTCAAGATCGGTACTACTGCTTATTTTCAGGATATTTATTCCTTTTTGGGCAAGAAGGTCGGTGTAATCAACGAGGGCCCCGTTCTTGACATAAAGGTTAAGGAGATTTTTATCGTAGGTAAAACAGAGGTCTGGCGCTTCTCCTGCTGCTAACATAAGAGGTAATTTTTGTGTTTCCTGAGCCCGGGGAATAGGGACAAAACGAACTTTAATACCCTTGGGGGCCATTTTTTCGTTCACATATCGAGTCCACCAATTGTCTTCAATAGTACCCTGGTCTGCTGGTATTGTTCCCCGATCCCATACGAGTTGGGTAATTTCTACCAGTTCCTTTGTTTGACCTGTTTTGTTTGTTCCGTCCTGTTGACCAGAAGCAAAAAGGAACATCGCTGTACCAAGCCATAGACACAGGACTTCCAAAACATCTCCCCATTTTCTCATACTAACCTCCTATTTGTTTTATACGATACACCGCCGGTGTATCGGGTTTTTTTGTAGAAAAAATGCCTTGTCATCTTCTCATCGCTATTTTCTGTTTTTTCCTCTGTACAAAGAACATCTTCTTTGAAAACTTCCTCTAGCCTTTTAAGGCTCCGAGGGTTACCCCTTTTATGAAATAGCGTTGCATAGCAGGATATACCACCAGAATAGGCAATACCGTAAGGGTTACCGTAGCTCCTTTTAGATTCTCTGGAACCACCCGAGAAATTGCTTCTGTATTCGCCTGGTTAAGCATGGCGTCGGAAAAGACATTCAGAACCTGGTATAGTTTGATTTGAAGGGTATATTTATTGGGGCTCTGCATGTAAATAAGGGCGCTGAAAAAAGTATTCCAATAGGCCACAGCATAAAATATTACCAGTGTCGCAATAACTGCCACTGACAAGGGAATCGCAAAACGAATCAGGTAGTTTATGTTTGAACATCCATCTAGTTTGGCCGATTCTTCTATTTCTACCGGTAACTCTCTAAAATAACTGATAGTGATAATCAGCAAGAAAGTATCGATGACAGAGGGAAGGATCAGGGCTCCCATGGTATTGGTTAATCCTAACCGTTTTACAAGGAGATAGGTAGGGATAAGGCCACCGCTAAAGTACATAGTTGCAACGATACAACGAAGAATGATATTCCGACCTTTTAACCCCTGTTTTGAGAGTGGATAAGCCATAAGAACCGTCATGCTTACGCTCGAAAATACCCCGAAAAGCGTTAAACGTGCCGTGAAGAGAAAAGCATTCATGATACTTTTATCCTTAAATAGCATTTTGTAGGCTTCTAGAGTGGGATCTACTGGCAAAAGGTATACTCTTCCCTCTAAAATTGCCTTGGCGCTACTTAAGGACATAGCGATGGTGTATATAAGAGGGTAAAGAAAAAATCCACATAAAAGAGCCATTAAAAGGTTATTCATAAAAATAAACAGAGATGTCCGTTTCATTATTTTACATCCCGCATAAAAATTCCTTTCTCTCCAAGGAAGCGTGCTACGTAATCTGCTCCCAGAAGGAAAACAAAATTCACTATAGATTGAATAAGACCTACCGCGGTAGTAAAGCTAAACTGGGCTTGTAAAAGACCCCGTTCATAAATAAATGTAGAAAGAACGGTAGATACCCGTGCAACAAGAGCGTTCCCCAGAAGATAGGGTTGTTCAAATCCAATGGTCATAATTTTACCGATCTGTAAGATAAGGATTACTACAATGGTCCCTTTAATACCGGGAAGTGTGATATACCACATTTTATGTAGCCGGTTTGCCCCATCGATTGAGGCAGCTTCGTACAGGGCAGGATCAATAGTGCTGAGGGCCGCTAAGTAAATAATAGCAGCCCATCCCATATCTTTCCAAATACCTGAAAGGATATAAACAACGGTCCACCAGAACTCATTTCCCAAGAAAGCAATTTCCTTGGCTCCTATTTTTCTTAAAAATACGTTGATCAAACCCGTTTCTTTAGCAGTAAAGGAAAGAATAAGACCGTACAGGATAACCCAGGAGATAAAATGGGGAAGGTAAGAAATAGACTGGATAGTCTTTTTGTATACTTCGTTATTTATCTCGTTTAATAAAAGGGCGAACAGTATAGGTAGCGGAAAAGTAATGCAGAGGGAAAGAACATTTAGGCGAATCGTGTTTGTTAATGCCCGCCAGAACTCGCTATCTCGAAATACTTCTTTAAAAACATCAAGTCCTACCCACGGGCTCTTAAATACACCGATCATAAAGTTATAATCTTTAAAAGCCATTAAAATTCCGTACAAAGGGATGTACTTAAAAATAAAATAAAAAGTTATCCCTGGAATCAGCATTAGATAAAGGTCTGCTTCTGTTTTTCGCTTCATATTCAGTATGGTAGGAGTGAAGGGTAAAAGACGCAAGTTAATTTTTTTTAAAAAGAGTCCCTCTTTTGTCGAGTTGTATATACTTTACCCCAATTCTTTATTTCCAGTGTATAATATGGGCCATGTGGAAAAAACTGTATCATTGGTGGAGCGGTTTAAGAATTCAATATAAACTAGCGTTGATATTACTCCTGGCTATTGGGATGGTCTCGTTTTTTAGTATGGGGGCAATCCGGGTTGTTTCTCATTTCTACGAACAACTCCTGTATACCCAGGCTGCGGGGACTTTACAGCTTGCTTCTATCAATATTGAAAAGGAACTACAGCGGATCGAACAAATTTCTTTTACCATTTTGCAGAATCGAGATATTCAGCAAAGCCTTGACCGCATCCGTACTATCCGCTCTGAACCGATTCTGGGGCAGGAAAAGAAACGACTGGTCGATCTCCTATGGGTTACAACCTTTGAGAAAAATGTGCTTTCAGTCAATATTATTGATGTTTTTGGTAATCAGTATGCGGGGGGACTCAGTTTTTCCTCTTCCCATATACCAGAAATTGTACAGAAGGCAGCTCAGAAACAAGGGAGCATGGAGATCCACATTCTCAAAGAAGAGCCGGGGGTCTTGGTTTGTGCTCGTCAGATCAGAAAAATCGAACAGTTAAGCCTGGAACCATTAGGAACCCTTCTTATACGGGTAAACTTAAAAAAAATGGTACAGGAGGCTCTTGCGGGAGTTCTTGATCGTATGAGCCTGGTGATTCTTTCCGATTCGACTCCTTTTTATGCCTCTGAGCCCATTCTTGCTGCAATGGCTCAACGTTTTGTGGCAAGCCGGCGTGCCTATGGAAGTCTCGATAATCCCGAAGGCCGACGTTATTTTGTGACGGTTGGTACATCGACGCAAAATTCCTGGACCTATGTGACCTTTATTGAATATGAACGGATATTCAAACGGCTTGAGTTAGTTAATTCTCTTAGTATCCTTATCCTAATTCTCCTGGTCTTTTTTGCCTACTTCATTCTTGTTCGCATTGGGCGAAGTATCAGTTTACCCCTAGAACTACTTTCTGCGTATGCTACTCATGTGGAAAAGGGGGATTTTACTATTCCCTTTATCCAAGAGGATGTTTTTTTGCGACATAATGATGAAATAGGGCAGATTGAACGGGACTTTATTTTTCTTTTGAACAAGATTAATGACCTTATCAAAGAAAATTATGCCCATGAATTACTTGCAAAGGATGCCCAACTCAAAGCTCTAGAAGCCCAAATAAATCCCCATTTTTTGTATAATACTTTGGATACGGTCCACTGGCTTGCTAAGCTCAGGAACGAACAGGAAATCGCCGCCATTGTGGAAGCTCTGGCGTATATTTTACGAAAATCCCTGTCGAGTAAAGAACCAACGATCTCTCTGAAAGAAGAACTTGAACTCCTTAAAGCCTATGTCACTATTCAAAAAATCCGTTTTGGGAAAAAACTGGAAGTTTTTTATTTTGTGGCACCAGAATTAGAATCCTGTACTATTCCAAAGTTGACCCTTCAACCTATTGTGGAAAATTCTATTGTCCATGGAATTGAGGTGACGGGGAACCCCTGTTTCATTCGAGTTGAAAGTGAAGATCAGGGTGATGATTTTGTGCTTCATATCTCTGATACAGGACCTGGTTTTCAGGAGGAGAAAGAAAAACGGGGCAGTGGTATTGGTCTTGCCAATATTCATCAACGGATTCAGTTGTTGTGCGGAGAGTCCTATGGGCTTTCAATCCAGAGTGTTAGCAAAAGCGGCACAATGGTTTCTATCCATCTACCCAAAAGGAGGGCAGAACCATGTACTCAGTCTTGATTGTGGATGATGAAGAAATAATTCGTCAGGGTATTGCTCAGGTTATTCCCTGGGAAGCAGAAGGTTTTCGTCTCATAGGAGTCGCTGAAAATGGCCAGGAGGCCCTAGAAAAGGTTGAATTATTTCATCCTGACATTGTCCTCACTGATATCAAAATGCCTGTCATGGATGGGATTGAACTTATCCGACAGGTACGGGAACGGGGTTTTTCAGTCGAATTTATTATTCTCTCTGGCTATGGTGAATTTGAATTAGCCCAGGCCGCCCTTGAATATGGAGCTCGGCACTATCTTTTAAAGCCTTCGAGCGAGGCCACAATTATAGAAGCCCTACGGCATGTGGCCGAACAGATTGAAAAAAAACGGAATGACGAAGCTTTTATCAAGGAATCAAAGGAACGGCTCTATAAATTTCTTCCTTTAGTCAAAGAACAATTTATTCGGGATCTTTTTATGGGGGCTTCGTATACAGAAGAGGAATTCGAATATTATCGTACCTATCTTCATATTGATTTTGAAACAGCCTCATTAGTGTTATATCAGATTGAAGGAATTCTTTCTTATGAGGATCTTTTTGTACTACTTCGGATCTGCAAAAAACTATCTCCTAGTCAGGATGCAATAGGAACAATTATCAATTCCCATGTGGTTGTGCTATATCCACTGGTACAGGAACAGGTGTTGATCTCACATATAGAACAGGTCCAGAAAGAATTTGCTACGTATTTTTCTCGAAAAATTTCGGTGCTGTATGAGACCCAGGTATCGCTTCACGAGCTTGATTCTTTGTATCAAGAACTTCTTATAGGATGTCGCTACCTGGCTCAGAAAAATCCGGGCCTTGTCTGGCATCGAACCCAGATACCCTTCAGTGAGATTCGAAAATCGGATGATCTGTATCGATTGCAGGATTTACTTCTTGCTCTTCAATGTGGAGACAAGGCGGCAGTAAGTCGGGAATTAGAATCCCTGTTTGCGGTGTATCGCAGCAAAAAAATGGGTCTTCGGCTTGTTCGTTCTCATCTTGAACAACTTTTTTTGTGGTTAGAAAAAGAGGGAAATTTTGAATTTTTTAGAGAATCAATAGATATTTTTCTGGGAAGTGTCTCTGATACAACAAGTTTAGAAGAATTAGAAAACATGGTACGAACAATGTTCGAAGAACTGGTGAATCGGAACTATCGATCTATTAAAAATTATAAAAACCGGCTGGTAAATTTGCTTATTCATTATGCTCAAGCCCACCTTTCGAATGAACACCTTTCTCTTAAATGGCTTGCTCAGAAGTATCTCCATGTCGATCCGGGGTATCTTAGTAAGCTCTTTGTGAAAGAAACGGGTCAACGATTTAAACACTATCTCCTTAGAATGCGAATTGAAAAAGCTCGACGACTTCTGGATGTATACAGTGAAGATCGAATCTATGAAATTGCCCGAGAAGTGGGGATGGGGGACAATCCTCAATATTTTAGTCAGGTCTTTAAGAAGTATACGGGGAAAAGCCCTTCAGAATATAAAAAGACTACCATTTTTTGAACAAAAATCACGTTTTTTTATACATCCTTTT
The DNA window shown above is from Treponema sp. J25 and carries:
- a CDS encoding ABC transporter permease subunit, which produces MKRKTEADLYLMLIPGITFYFIFKYIPLYGILMAFKDYNFMIGVFKSPWVGLDVFKEVFRDSEFWRALTNTIRLNVLSLCITFPLPILFALLLNEINNEVYKKTIQSISYLPHFISWVILYGLILSFTAKETGLINVFLRKIGAKEIAFLGNEFWWTVVYILSGIWKDMGWAAIIYLAALSTIDPALYEAASIDGANRLHKMWYITLPGIKGTIVVILILQIGKIMTIGFEQPYLLGNALVARVSTVLSTFIYERGLLQAQFSFTTAVGLIQSIVNFVFLLGADYVARFLGEKGIFMRDVK
- a CDS encoding extracellular solute-binding protein is translated as MRKWGDVLEVLCLWLGTAMFLFASGQQDGTNKTGQTKELVEITQLVWDRGTIPADQGTIEDNWWTRYVNEKMAPKGIKVRFVPIPRAQETQKLPLMLAAGEAPDLCFTYDKNLLNLYVKNGALVDYTDLLAQKGINILKISSSTDLEAGKINGRQYTFVCKSNGVADTTFIRKDWLDKLGLPLPKTVDEFYAVLKAFRDKDPGGVGDKLVPFALMGSPSASFTLWESVILPAFVKDPPTGERLVTPAPLWPETKNAIAFLNKLYNEKLLGEFVVDKDGAIFKQKVIRGEIGAFVSFGHWPYHPAYGSVYEKLKQNIPEAQLVSINPWKHPESKEYYVNFIRNSPYLYYFFSPKTAKRPDLVMEYLNWLASEEGYMVANLGLPGIDYTLVNGVPQPIDPVKYTNRVSWIEPQYMAFRKPFASKGEESLYLRNAARLFPENLRQQFINESTPITLLKYSTPPLNLPTPVADKYLVALQKKWEEALAKMVLSSPDKFNTLFDEAIRAYRAEGGDEVVKDLVNAYRQQYTK
- a CDS encoding glycoside hydrolase family 88 protein, which produces MQRYLEKNNGGEKMQDPFSIAEKTCETMMATYEASQLPPVGRFHYHQGVFLLGMEMIWHKTHKKEYFEYIKNWVDSIIIDEEHIEFNTDQADDVQAGILLFNLLAETGEKKYQKALDRIIKIYQGWSRTSEGAFWHKEDCPHQVWLDHIYMQGPLACRYGITFNKPEIFEPSLTHLEVMFKHCKDTKTGLLYHAWDESRKAGWANPETGCSPEFWGRAIGWVCAALPDMLEWLPFQHPKRRQLIQWHKELVAAIVHFQDTSTGLWYQVLDKGDRTDNWIELSCSCLFTYGIAKAIRLGYLSPSYQEVLKKSWEGISGRVTIDSRGMVQIPDICIGTGVGDYTHYVNRPRQVNDLHGVGAFLFACAELGNLR
- a CDS encoding carbohydrate ABC transporter permease, whose protein sequence is MKRTSLFIFMNNLLMALLCGFFLYPLIYTIAMSLSSAKAILEGRVYLLPVDPTLEAYKMLFKDKSIMNAFLFTARLTLFGVFSSVSMTVLMAYPLSKQGLKGRNIILRCIVATMYFSGGLIPTYLLVKRLGLTNTMGALILPSVIDTFLLIITISYFRELPVEIEESAKLDGCSNINYLIRFAIPLSVAVIATLVIFYAVAYWNTFFSALIYMQSPNKYTLQIKLYQVLNVFSDAMLNQANTEAISRVVPENLKGATVTLTVLPILVVYPAMQRYFIKGVTLGALKG
- a CDS encoding helix-turn-helix domain-containing protein, encoding MNSFFHYSSFPFRKKLPWPGSAARFFFFLFLGNIIGTGITGFLLSTKAPAELEEETIRLQHQLYLQAARSLDTALRQTDLSLQQLSTETDLCKITKYYKEGKIDFILQTNDKLNNFRIVHSHIQSLAIYFPEEQKVFIPNAGYFRFAEQGDPFILHLMDGKPIQTGWYGAHSIEDLRTGNRISVISVVKHLSSGYSNGGPFIVINLDESYLRYLAGIDTTDTNTELLLIDEKGDIFSKLKERGYTQLLKNNPIFQKALTSKEASLIIESGDRYLCTIRNSYLVPWKYVGIIPLPAISNQIRFLRTYSTSVFLFGIVFSICFSFYFSRRLKKLLIDLLNIVSPGKEPQKKDPLDSLEDTLRKLRSHSEALEESLREQLPILRNNILENLLKGRIEEDEDLDKILSSYGITFPPKGDFFCIVAIIEEDITDDQISRRRDLSTILVLDTLREVIAPMTRHTAAVFTREDEIALIIEANIDEGTKQVLTEKVRETIEKELASPYFFSVRIGVGKVYHNLSDIARSFNEGRTIIRKERNYERESTRISQDSSLETELGYNNNYPFDAEEELILALRRADTRSVEKAHAVLMESLKKNHQHSMAIQLMAALNKLAAERGLVQMIKYQDILTARNFEELEVFFRSWYQKIIEIPKNKKDSHNKLVAERIARYVQNHFHEPLSLCMLSRHVYLSEAYLSRIFHEEMGKPLKQFINEVRSIEAKRLLSETKLSITEIANRAGYPNAHGFMKFFKEQTGMSPKEYRYFISQKRGAYE